Proteins found in one Mycoplasmopsis citelli genomic segment:
- a CDS encoding AAA family ATPase yields MKSTKKYLDETSEEINKHFKLNEVIILLENIEVLLEYQNHSEYLKYWMILANHLKYLNEQIILISTTNKYPKLPKLLVENFDVIIDFSQYQREKLQLIAQNYFKKYTQDFEVLNLSFKLFEKIISKVEQLPFPGQLKKIIKNSLALSADTPNNFWQSLHKKLFSQEKIDLKTLKNQGLNLKEISKITNLSISKIHSPLS; encoded by the coding sequence TTGAAGAGTACAAAAAAATATCTTGATGAAACTTCTGAAGAAATTAATAAACATTTTAAACTAAATGAAGTTATTATTTTACTTGAAAATATAGAAGTTTTATTGGAATATCAAAATCATTCAGAATATTTAAAATATTGAATGATTTTAGCAAATCATTTGAAATATCTAAATGAACAAATTATTCTTATATCTACAACTAATAAATATCCAAAACTGCCTAAATTACTAGTAGAAAATTTTGATGTAATAATTGATTTTAGTCAATATCAAAGGGAAAAATTACAATTAATTGCTCAAAATTATTTTAAAAAATATACACAAGATTTTGAAGTTTTGAATTTAAGTTTTAAGCTTTTTGAAAAAATCATTTCAAAAGTTGAGCAACTTCCTTTTCCAGGACAATTAAAAAAGATTATCAAAAACTCACTTGCTTTAAGTGCTGATACTCCAAATAATTTTTGACAATCACTTCATAAGAAATTATTTTCACAAGAGAAAATCGACCTAAAAACCTTAAAAAATCAAGGTTTGAATTTAAAAGAAATTTCCAAAATTACTAATTTATCAATAAGCAAAATTCATTCTCCACTAAGCTAA